A single region of the Lagopus muta isolate bLagMut1 chromosome 24, bLagMut1 primary, whole genome shotgun sequence genome encodes:
- the CSDE1 gene encoding cold shock domain-containing protein E1, which translates to MSFDPNLLHNNGHNGYPNGTSAALRETGVIEKLLTSYGFIQCSERQARLFFHCSQYNGNLQELKVGDDVEFEVSSDRRTGKPIAVKLVKIKPEILPEERINGQVVCAVPHNLESKSPAAPGQSPTGSVCYERNGEVFYLTYTPEDVEGNIQLETGDKINFVIDTNKHTGAVSARNIMLLKKKQARCQGVVCAMKEAFGFIERGDVVKEIFFHYSEFKGDLEALQPGDDVEFTIKDRNGKEVATDVRLLPQGTVIFEDISIEHFEGTVTKVIPKVPSKNQNDPLPGRIKVDFVIPKELPFGDKDTKSKVTLLESDHVRFNISTDRRDKLERATNIEVLPNTFQFTNETREMGVIAAMRDGFGFIKCVDRDARMFFHFSEIMDGNQLHISDEVEFTVVPDMLSAQRNHAIRIKKLPKGTVSFHTQSDHRFVGTIDKEATPAKATSPNKGKEKEAEDGIIVYDDCGVKLTIPYQAKDVEGSANPQIGDKVEFSVCEVKRTGLQTAVSVRMLGRNYTSKRLLGYVAALKDNFGFIETANHDKEIFFHYSEYCGDIDSLELGDTVEYSLSKGKGNKVSAEKVNKTHAVNGITEEADPTVYSGKVIRPLRSVDPTQTEYQGMIEVMEDGEMKGEFYPFGIVGMANKGDCLQKGETVKFQLCVLGQNGQTMAVNITPFRRATVECVKDQFGFINYEVGDSKKLFFHVKEVQDGVELQAGDEVEFSVILNQRTGKCSACNVWRVCEGAKAVAAPRPDRLVNRLKNINLDDANAPRLTVLRQPRGPDNSKGFGAERKIRQAGVID; encoded by the exons aTGAGCTTTGATCCAAACCTTCTCCACAACAATGGACACAACGGGTACCCCAATGGTACTTCGGCCGCGCTGCGCGAGACTGGCGTTATAGAGAAACTGTTGACTTCGTATGGATTCATTCAGTGCTCAGAACGGCAGGCTAGACTGTTCTTCCACTGCTCACAGTATAATGGCAACTTACAGGAGCTCAAAGTAGGAG ATGATGTTGAATTTGAAGTGTCTTCTGATCGCCGAACTGGAAAACCCATTGCTGTTAAATTGGTGAAGATCAAACCAGAAATATTACCTGAAGAACGAATAAACGGACAA GTTGTGTGTGCTGTTCCTCACAATTTAGAGAGTAAATCTCCAGCTGCCCCGGGTCAGAGTCCAACAGGGAGTGTATGCTACGAACGTAATGGG GAAGTATTTTACCTGACTTACACTCCAGAAGATGTTGAAGGAAATATTCAGCTGGAAACAGGAGATAAAATAAACTTTGTAATTGATACAAATAAACA tACTGGTGCTGTAAGTGCTCGTAACATTatgctattaaaaaagaaacaagcccGTTGTCAAGGAGTAGTCTGTGCCATGAAA GAAGCCTTTGGATTTATTGAGAGGGGTGATGTCGTGAAGGAGATATTCTTTCACTACAGTGAATTTAAAGGTGACCTAGAAGCCTTACAGCCTGGTGATGATGTGGAGTTTACAatcaaagacagaaat GGTAAAGAAGTTGCAACAGATGTAAGACTGCTGCCTCAAGGAACTGTCATCTTTGAAGACATCAGCATAGAACACTTTGAAGGAACTGTAACCAAAGTAATTCCAAAAGTACCCAGCAAAAACCAG AATGATCCATTACCTGGCCGCATCAAAGTTGATTTTGTGATTCCTAAAGAACTTCCATTTGGAGACAAAGATACAAAATCCAAGGTGACTTTGCTGGAAAGTGACCACGTTCGATTCAATATTTCGACAGACAGACGTGACAAACTGGAACGAGCCACCAATATTGAGGTTCTCCCCAATACTTTCCAGTTTACTAATGAAACTAGGGAAATG GGAGTGATTGCTGCGATGAGAGATGGCTTTGGCTTCATTAAGTGTGTTGACAGGGATGCTCGCATGTTCTTTCACTTCAGTGAAATTATGGATGGAAACCAACTCCATATTTCTGATGAAGTAGAGTTTACTGTGGTTCCT GATATGCTGTCTGCCCAAAGAAATCATGCTATAAGGATTAAAAAACTCCCAAAAGGCACAGTTTCTTTCCACACCCAATCAGATCACCGTTTTGTGGGCACTATAGACAAAGAAGCCACTCCAGCCAAAGCCACTAGCCCAAATAAAGGCAAAGAGAAG gaAGCTGAAGATGGAATAATTGTTTATGATGACTGTGGAGTGAAACTGACCATTCCTTACCAGGCCAAGGATGTGGAAGGATCTGCTAATCCCCAGATAGGAGATAAG GTTGAGTTCAGTGTTTGTGAAGTGAAGAGAACTGGTCTGCAAACAGCAGTTTCTGTCAGAATGCTTGGACGCAATTACACTTCCAAGAGACTTTTGGGATACGTGGCAGCCCTGAAGGATAACTTTGGGTTTATTGAAACAGCCAATCATGATAAGGAGATCTTCTTCCACTACAG TGAGTACTGTGGTGATATTGATAGCCTGGAACTTGGAGACACAGTTGAATACAGCTTGTCgaaaggcaaaggaaacaaagttaGTGCAGAAAAGGTCAACAAAACGCATGCAG tgaatGGTATCACTGAAGAAGCTGATCCAACTGTTTACTCTGGTAAAGTAATTCGTCCTTTGCGGAGTGTAGATCCAACACAGACTGAATACCAGGGCATGATTGAAGTCATGGAGGATG gtGAAATGAAAGGAGAATTCTATCCGTTTGGAATTGTTGGAATGGCAAACAAAGGTGACTGTCTGCAGAAGGGAGAGACAGTAAAGTTCCAGCTGTGTGTTCTTGGTCAGAATGGGCAGACAATGGCTGTCAACATCACACCGTTCCGCAGAGCCACTGTGGAATGTGTGAAAGACCAG tttgGTTTCATTAACTATGAAGTGGGTGACAGCAAAAAGCTCTTCTTCCATGTCAAAGAAGTACAGGATGGTGTGGAACTACAAGCTGGGGATGAAGTGGAGTTCTCAGTAATTCTGAACCAGCGCACAGGGAAATGCAGTGCCTGTAACGTGTGGCGTGTCTG TGAAGGCGCTAAGGCTGTTGCTGCTCCACGTCCAGATAGACTTGTTAATCGTTTAAAGAACATTAATCTGGATGATGCCAATGCTCCTCGTCTAACAGTTCTTCGTCAGCCCAGGGGACCGGATAACTCAAAG gGATTTGGTGCAGAGAGAAAGATCCGTCAAGCTGGTGTTATAGACTGA
- the NRAS gene encoding GTPase NRas, translated as MTEYKLVVVGAGGVGKSALTIQLIQNHFVDEYDPTIEDSYRKQVVIDGETCLLDILDTAGQEEYSAMRDQYMRTGEGFLCVFAINNSKSFADINLYREQIKRVKDSDDVPMVLVGNKCDLPTRTVDTKQAQELAKSYGIPFIETSAKTRQGVEDAFYTLVREIRQYRMKKLNSNEDGNQGCMGLSCIVM; from the exons ATGACGGAATACAagctggtggtggtgggagcTGGCGGCGTCGGGAAGAGCGCGTTGACCATCCAGCTCATCCAGAACCACTTCGTGGACGAGTACGACCCCACCATCGAG GATTCGTACAGAAAGCAGGTTGTCATTGATGGAGAGACGTGCTTGTTAGATATTCTGGACACTGCAGGACAGGAAGAATACAGTGCTATGCGAGATCAGTACATGAGAACTGGGGAAGGATTCCTGTGTGTGTTTGCCATTAACAACAGTAAATCATTTGCTGATATTAACCTTTACAG AGAGCAAATCAAGAGAGTGAAAGATTCAGACGATGTGCCGATGGTGCTGGTTGGGAATAAGTGTGATTTGCCCACGAGGACAGTAGACACAAAACAGGCTCAAGAATTAGCAAAAAGTTATGGCATTCCCTTCATAGAGACATCAGCTAAAACGAGACAG GGTGTGGAAGATGCATTTTACACACTGGTGAGAGAGATTCGGCAGTACCGGATGAAAAAGCTCAACAGCAATGAAGATGGGAATCAAGGCTGTATGGGGTTGTCTTGCATTGTGATGTGA